A region from the Vicinamibacterales bacterium genome encodes:
- a CDS encoding fibronectin type III domain-containing protein produces the protein MRHITLGFLTGLLLTAATADAAPTIVSVATVAAATVGGRVIYSSSQLIVTWSPAAGEQVHHFEVAAREAVQNTAVRATAASTATGLTLTGLKAATAYSVTVQSCANEACSAFSSSASASADTDPEYWQLRGAGNTVSGLTKAVSDGNARLSATRFGPDAGALANRVQLYYGPMASNRQSQLSVAVASGPADAANPDSYLTFTSRAGSSGLIGPSTAAALVTNMATGQGVPVARERGGFVRLFFEAQGADGRTRAMWIDSKDGYYGLDFNAGAETTCRTAADYSSGGGCEPTVAIAVDGDVNGNSRITHSRQFKVAWPTLDSPHWDMAAGSFMVFTSDRVTGCSDYQQNHGYAVWDGAKWVVQYRDNGCPKLFTSAQAAFPFHSGGARYRLYYGDPSISTGRGTSNLPFLGPKKLIYADGSVSGSPTVVDFEDWEAQTSARDVVFLWPNGDQMDAGAEGYIDDYHFLTPTGDPNLQVMYITITDGAIAPISVVAVLQNP, from the coding sequence ATGCGCCACATCACGCTCGGATTCCTAACTGGACTGTTGCTGACCGCCGCCACCGCGGACGCGGCGCCAACCATCGTGTCGGTGGCCACGGTGGCCGCAGCCACCGTCGGCGGCCGGGTGATCTACTCGTCGTCCCAGCTGATCGTGACGTGGTCACCGGCGGCAGGCGAGCAGGTCCACCATTTCGAAGTGGCCGCCAGGGAGGCCGTGCAGAACACGGCGGTGAGGGCCACCGCCGCGTCAACGGCCACCGGCCTCACGCTGACCGGATTGAAGGCGGCCACCGCCTACTCGGTCACCGTGCAGTCGTGTGCAAACGAGGCGTGTTCCGCATTCAGTTCTTCGGCGAGCGCGAGTGCCGACACCGATCCTGAGTACTGGCAGCTGCGGGGGGCGGGCAACACCGTCAGCGGGCTGACCAAGGCCGTGAGCGACGGCAACGCCCGGTTGAGCGCCACGCGGTTCGGTCCCGACGCGGGAGCTCTCGCCAATCGGGTGCAGCTGTACTACGGCCCCATGGCGTCCAACCGCCAGTCGCAACTGTCGGTCGCGGTCGCTTCGGGCCCGGCCGACGCCGCCAACCCGGATAGTTACCTCACCTTCACCAGCCGCGCGGGGTCGAGCGGCCTGATCGGGCCATCGACCGCAGCCGCGCTTGTGACCAACATGGCGACGGGGCAGGGCGTGCCGGTCGCGCGCGAGCGCGGCGGGTTCGTGCGCCTGTTCTTCGAGGCGCAGGGCGCCGACGGCCGCACGCGCGCGATGTGGATCGACAGCAAGGACGGCTACTACGGTCTCGATTTCAACGCCGGCGCCGAAACGACGTGCCGCACGGCGGCCGACTATTCCTCGGGCGGTGGTTGCGAGCCGACGGTGGCGATCGCCGTGGATGGCGACGTCAACGGCAACAGCCGCATCACCCACTCGCGCCAGTTCAAGGTCGCCTGGCCCACCCTTGACTCACCGCACTGGGACATGGCGGCCGGTTCGTTCATGGTGTTCACGTCGGATCGCGTCACCGGCTGTTCCGACTACCAGCAGAACCACGGCTACGCGGTGTGGGACGGCGCCAAGTGGGTGGTGCAGTATCGCGACAACGGCTGCCCGAAACTGTTCACGAGCGCGCAGGCCGCATTTCCGTTTCACAGCGGCGGCGCGCGGTATCGGCTCTACTACGGGGATCCGTCGATCAGCACGGGCCGCGGCACGTCGAACCTGCCGTTCCTCGGGCCGAAGAAGCTGATCTACGCCGACGGCTCGGTGAGCGGCTCGCCGACGGTCGTGGACTTCGAAGACTGGGAGGCGCAGACCTCGGCGAGGGACGTCGTGTTCCTGTGGCCGAACGGGGATCAGATGGACGCGGGCGCCGAAGGTTATATCGACGACTACCACTTCCTCACGCCGACGGGCGACCCGAACCTGCAGGTGATGTACATCACCATCACCGACGGGGCGATTGCTCCGATCTCGGTGGTGGCGGTGTTGCAGAACCCGTAG
- a CDS encoding MHYT domain-containing protein yields the protein MSDLTPGASLTGSYDPLLVVLSLVIAVVASYVSFDLAGRVTASTGIARLLWRLGGASTMGLGIWSMHFTGMLAFTLPVPMVYRLDLVAASIVIAIAASALSLWLVCRPLLTRSMILAGGVVMGLAIAAMHYTGMAAMDLPARIEYSPLLFTASLLIAVIASTAALAFAYAYRDDLGPHRMKRRAASALAMGGGICGMHFVGMLAASFYVIESPGTWTPGGGLDPHGLSGTLVIAAMVLLGTTLVAAMLDRRLLAAEGFARQQQRVFDVALSSLSDFIYVFDRDGRFVYSNQALLTMFGLGLEQVVGKTFGDLQYPAEVAARLDGQIQEVFRTGHAIRDETPLTFANGTFGVYEYIFHPVATGHGRVDYVAGSSRDITDLRRRAQETQRQARQQAALAALGQRALAGASTAHLTDLAVQAVATTLSVPVAEVRALSAEGGTLRMVAGPGPFSADDTLFLQAMANVLAEAIRRERAETEATAVRARLEQQAELLDKARDAILVRDLSHRITYLNKSAERVFGWSAAEALGQSTLDLFEPDSGTRDHALETLHLHGEWVGELRRKTKAGETLFMDCRWTLVRNAGGDAQAVLMIETDVTERRKLEQQFLRAQRMESIGTLAGGIAHDLNNVLAPIMMSISLLREGEGDPVKLEMLDTINASAHRGADMVKQVLLFARGVDGQRVQVRVAPLMQDIEKIVKDAFPKNIQVINSSEANLPLVAGDPTQLHQVLINLCVNARDAMPGGGTLKMSARQVTLDAQYAALEGEVAPGPYVEITVADTGTGISPESLDKVFEPFFTTKAVGKGTGLGLSTSLAIVRSHGGFIRAYSEPGLGTTFRLCLPVSEAAASAPGPAEHAELPRGQGELLLVVDDEAAVRQITGQTLEAFGYRVVLASDGAEAVAVYAMRRHEIAAVIIDIMMPVMDGPAAIQALLGMNPQVRIVVASGLNTTGRVAGVAAAGVSLFLPKPYSADALLKIVRKALQEPR from the coding sequence ATGAGCGACCTCACTCCCGGCGCCTCGCTAACCGGTTCCTACGACCCGCTCCTCGTAGTTCTCTCCCTTGTCATCGCCGTAGTGGCGTCGTATGTCTCTTTCGACCTGGCGGGACGCGTCACGGCCTCGACCGGGATCGCCCGTCTCTTGTGGCGCCTGGGCGGGGCGTCCACGATGGGCCTCGGCATCTGGAGCATGCACTTCACCGGCATGCTGGCCTTCACGCTGCCCGTGCCCATGGTCTATCGCCTCGACCTGGTCGCGGCCTCGATCGTCATTGCGATTGCGGCGTCGGCCCTGTCGTTGTGGCTGGTCTGCCGTCCGCTCCTCACGCGCTCCATGATCCTGGCCGGGGGCGTGGTGATGGGCCTGGCCATCGCGGCGATGCACTACACCGGCATGGCCGCCATGGACCTGCCCGCGAGGATTGAGTACTCGCCCCTCCTGTTCACGGCGTCGCTCCTGATCGCCGTCATCGCCTCAACGGCCGCGCTGGCGTTCGCCTACGCCTATCGCGACGACCTCGGGCCGCACCGCATGAAGCGCCGCGCCGCCTCCGCGCTCGCCATGGGCGGCGGCATTTGCGGCATGCATTTCGTCGGCATGCTGGCGGCCAGCTTCTACGTCATCGAATCCCCGGGGACCTGGACGCCCGGAGGCGGGCTTGATCCGCACGGGTTGTCCGGCACGCTGGTAATCGCCGCGATGGTGCTGCTGGGAACGACACTGGTGGCGGCCATGCTCGATCGCCGGTTGCTGGCCGCCGAAGGGTTCGCGCGCCAGCAGCAGCGCGTGTTCGACGTGGCGCTGTCGTCGTTGAGCGACTTCATCTACGTCTTCGATCGCGACGGCCGGTTCGTCTACTCCAACCAGGCGCTGCTCACGATGTTCGGGCTTGGTCTCGAACAAGTCGTGGGGAAGACCTTTGGCGACCTTCAATACCCCGCCGAGGTCGCGGCCAGGCTCGATGGTCAAATCCAGGAAGTCTTCCGCACCGGCCATGCGATCAGGGACGAGACGCCGCTCACCTTTGCGAACGGGACGTTTGGTGTGTACGAGTACATCTTCCACCCGGTGGCGACCGGCCACGGCCGCGTGGATTATGTCGCCGGGTCGTCCCGCGACATCACGGACCTTCGGCGGCGCGCCCAGGAAACGCAGAGACAGGCCCGCCAGCAGGCCGCGCTCGCCGCGCTCGGACAGCGGGCGCTGGCCGGCGCGAGCACCGCGCACCTGACGGACCTCGCGGTGCAGGCCGTGGCGACGACCCTCTCCGTTCCCGTGGCCGAAGTCCGGGCGCTCAGCGCGGAAGGCGGCACGCTCAGGATGGTGGCCGGCCCTGGTCCCTTCTCGGCGGACGACACGTTGTTCCTGCAGGCGATGGCCAACGTGCTGGCCGAGGCCATTCGCCGCGAACGCGCTGAAACCGAGGCCACGGCGGTGCGCGCGCGTCTCGAGCAGCAGGCCGAGTTGCTCGACAAGGCCCGGGACGCCATTCTGGTTCGCGACCTGTCACACCGCATCACCTATCTGAACAAGAGCGCCGAACGGGTGTTCGGGTGGAGCGCCGCGGAAGCACTCGGGCAATCGACGCTGGACTTGTTCGAGCCGGATTCAGGCACGCGTGACCACGCCCTCGAGACCCTCCACCTGCATGGGGAGTGGGTGGGTGAGCTCCGGAGGAAGACCAAGGCCGGCGAGACGCTGTTCATGGACTGCCGGTGGACCCTGGTCCGCAATGCCGGCGGCGACGCGCAAGCCGTGCTGATGATCGAGACCGACGTTACCGAGCGCCGCAAGCTGGAGCAGCAGTTCCTCCGGGCCCAACGCATGGAGAGCATCGGGACCCTGGCCGGCGGCATTGCGCACGATCTGAACAACGTGCTGGCGCCGATCATGATGAGCATCAGCCTGCTGCGCGAGGGCGAGGGCGACCCCGTCAAGCTGGAGATGCTCGACACCATCAATGCCAGCGCCCACCGCGGCGCTGACATGGTGAAGCAGGTCCTGTTGTTCGCCCGCGGCGTCGACGGCCAGCGGGTCCAGGTGCGTGTGGCGCCACTGATGCAGGATATCGAGAAGATCGTCAAGGACGCGTTTCCGAAGAACATCCAGGTAATCAACTCGAGCGAGGCCAACCTGCCGCTGGTCGCGGGCGACCCGACGCAGTTGCACCAGGTCCTCATCAACCTGTGTGTCAACGCGCGCGATGCCATGCCCGGCGGCGGCACGTTGAAAATGTCGGCCCGCCAGGTCACGCTCGACGCGCAGTACGCGGCGCTCGAAGGCGAGGTGGCGCCGGGCCCGTATGTCGAGATCACGGTCGCCGACACCGGTACCGGCATTTCGCCCGAATCGCTCGACAAGGTGTTCGAGCCGTTCTTTACCACCAAGGCAGTCGGCAAGGGCACCGGCCTTGGCCTGTCGACCTCGCTGGCGATCGTGCGGAGCCACGGCGGGTTCATCCGCGCCTATAGCGAGCCGGGCCTGGGCACGACCTTCCGGCTCTGCCTGCCGGTCAGCGAGGCGGCCGCGTCGGCGCCCGGGCCGGCCGAACACGCCGAGCTCCCGCGCGGCCAGGGCGAGTTGCTGCTGGTGGTGGATGACGAGGCAGCGGTGCGGCAGATCACGGGGCAGACGCTGGAGGCGTTCGGCTATCGCGTCGTCCTGGCGTCCGACGGCGCCGAGGCAGTCGCCGTGTATGCCATGCGCCGCCACGAGATCGCCGCGGTGATCATCGACATAATGATGCCGGTGATGGACGGGCCGGCGGCGATCCAGGCGTTGCTCGGGATGAACCCGCAGGTCCGGATCGTCGTGGCCAGCGGTCTCAATACCACCGGCCGCGTCGCCGGCGTCGCGGCCGCCGGCGTCTCGCTCTTTCTGCCCAAGCCGTACAGCGCCGATGCCTTGCTGAAGATCGTCCGCAAGGCGCTCCAGGAGCCGCGATGA
- a CDS encoding PQQ-binding-like beta-propeller repeat protein, with translation MTPRLLGCVVTLAVCGLSPAAAQRPSTDWPQWRGANRDGAATAFAAPASWPDALNLKWKVEVGLGYSAPIIVGDRVYAFARQGEHEVMRALDAASGKTVWETKYVATFTANPAATRTHGTGPKSTPTFADGRLYTLGMSGMVTAFDAATGTQVWQTPPPPVEPLYHTAMSPLIDRGLAIVHVGGHGSGALTAFDARTGEVKWSWNGDGPAYGSPMAVDVAGTRQIITLTQDNLVGVSAATGALLWRRPYAVRATRNAVTPIVFGQTLIISGLGMPVTAFRLINRGGEWTSEDVWVNNDVTMDMSTGVVIGNTLFGFSPRNSGQFFAVDANTGQTHWLSAPRQGENAALVKAGDLWFALEADAELVVARANPKQFEILKRYTVANSATWAQPVLSGQRIFVKDVNSISLWSLQ, from the coding sequence ATGACTCCCCGGCTGCTCGGTTGCGTCGTGACCCTCGCGGTGTGCGGGCTCTCGCCCGCCGCCGCGCAACGTCCCTCCACCGACTGGCCGCAGTGGCGCGGCGCCAATCGCGACGGCGCCGCCACCGCGTTCGCGGCCCCGGCGTCATGGCCCGACGCGCTCAACCTGAAGTGGAAGGTCGAGGTCGGCCTCGGCTACTCCGCCCCCATCATCGTCGGGGATCGCGTCTACGCCTTCGCGCGGCAGGGCGAGCACGAAGTGATGCGCGCGCTCGACGCGGCCTCCGGCAAGACGGTGTGGGAAACCAAGTACGTCGCCACCTTCACAGCCAACCCGGCGGCCACGCGGACGCACGGCACGGGGCCGAAATCCACTCCCACCTTTGCCGACGGCCGGCTCTACACGCTGGGCATGAGCGGCATGGTCACGGCGTTTGACGCCGCCACCGGCACGCAGGTCTGGCAGACGCCGCCACCGCCGGTGGAGCCGCTCTATCACACGGCGATGTCGCCGTTGATCGACCGCGGCCTGGCGATTGTGCACGTCGGCGGCCACGGCAGCGGCGCCCTGACCGCGTTCGACGCGCGCACCGGCGAGGTGAAATGGAGCTGGAACGGCGACGGCCCGGCCTACGGATCGCCGATGGCCGTGGACGTGGCCGGCACCCGCCAGATCATCACGCTCACGCAAGACAACCTGGTCGGCGTGTCGGCGGCCACCGGCGCCCTGCTGTGGCGCCGGCCGTATGCGGTCCGCGCCACGCGCAATGCCGTGACCCCCATCGTGTTCGGCCAGACCCTGATCATCTCCGGGCTCGGCATGCCGGTCACCGCGTTCCGCCTGATCAACCGCGGCGGCGAGTGGACGTCCGAGGATGTGTGGGTGAACAACGACGTCACCATGGACATGAGCACCGGCGTGGTGATTGGCAACACGCTGTTCGGATTTTCACCGCGGAACAGCGGCCAGTTCTTCGCGGTGGATGCCAACACCGGCCAGACGCATTGGCTCTCGGCGCCGCGCCAGGGCGAGAATGCGGCGTTGGTGAAGGCGGGCGACCTGTGGTTCGCGCTCGAGGCCGACGCGGAGCTGGTCGTGGCGCGCGCCAATCCCAAGCAGTTCGAGATCCTGAAGCGTTACACGGTGGCGAACAGCGCCACGTGGGCGCAGCCGGTGCTCTCGGGGCAGCGCATCTTCGTCAAGGACGTGAACTCGATCTCGCTTTGGAGCTTGCAGTAG
- a CDS encoding peroxiredoxin: MSTGPLAIGTDAPDFEAQTTDGPIRFHEWLGSSWGVIFSHPKDFTPVCTTELGYMARIKPEFDKRHVKVIGLSIDPVDRHDGWAKDIAETQGTAPNFPMIGDTDLKVAKLYGMLPADAGESCEGRTAADNQTVRNVYVIGPDKKIKLVISYPMSTGRNFDEVLRVIDSMQLTAKYKVATPVNWKNGDDVIILGSVNDEEARKTYPQGWKALKPYLRIVPQPKG, from the coding sequence ATGAGCACTGGTCCCTTGGCGATTGGCACGGATGCCCCCGACTTCGAGGCACAAACCACTGACGGTCCGATCCGCTTTCACGAGTGGCTCGGCAGTTCCTGGGGCGTGATCTTCTCGCACCCCAAGGACTTCACGCCGGTCTGTACCACGGAACTCGGCTACATGGCGCGCATCAAGCCGGAGTTCGACAAGCGGCACGTCAAGGTGATCGGCCTCAGCATCGACCCGGTTGATCGGCACGACGGCTGGGCGAAAGACATCGCCGAAACCCAGGGCACGGCCCCCAACTTCCCGATGATCGGCGACACCGACCTGAAGGTCGCCAAGCTGTACGGCATGTTGCCCGCCGACGCCGGCGAGTCCTGCGAGGGCCGCACCGCGGCCGACAACCAGACGGTGCGCAACGTCTACGTGATTGGCCCCGACAAGAAGATCAAGCTGGTGATCTCCTACCCGATGAGCACCGGCCGCAACTTCGACGAGGTGCTGCGCGTGATCGACTCGATGCAGCTCACCGCGAAGTACAAGGTCGCCACGCCGGTGAACTGGAAGAATGGCGACGATGTGATCATCCTCGGGTCGGTGAACGACGAAGAGGCCAGGAAGACGTACCCGCAGGGATGGAAGGCGCTGAAGCCGTACCTGCGCATCGTGCCGCAGCCAAAGGGATGA